The following coding sequences are from one Candidatus Nitronereus thalassa window:
- a CDS encoding helix-turn-helix domain-containing protein, giving the protein MAQHFNQFQPPPQEPGYSVPHAQQIAAAYAGAKKALEEASIPARFLTSKQTSQFLGLATITLATWRGEDKGPPYTKLGRHIRYNKEDLIRFMSTTKADGEGPIKIFPGNHEKPSDYDLAV; this is encoded by the coding sequence ATGGCACAACACTTCAATCAGTTCCAACCACCACCCCAGGAGCCTGGTTACTCGGTTCCACATGCGCAGCAAATCGCTGCCGCCTACGCCGGCGCAAAAAAAGCGCTGGAAGAGGCGTCGATTCCCGCCCGATTTTTAACATCCAAACAGACAAGTCAATTTTTAGGCCTCGCCACGATCACACTAGCGACATGGCGTGGTGAAGACAAAGGGCCACCCTACACAAAGTTGGGCCGACACATCCGGTACAACAAAGAAGACCTCATCAGATTTATGTCCACGACCAAAGCTGATGGCGAGGGGCCGATCAAGATCTTTCCAGGTAACCACGAAAAACCAAGCGACTACGATCTTGCGGTTTAG